The DNA sequence gatataaatgtaataaataaatgtagtaaatgaataaataaataattttagacttaggctcgcccaaagtctgaaataacttgaaggcacacaacaacaacaatcctaattaacttgactatctcattgtcagaagcaggccctcacttcccattgaaatcctgataggtttatgttggttacaattgttttcatttttaaatattgtattgtactttcattgttgttgttttgcactacaaataagacatgtgcagtatgcataggaatttgttcgttttttttttccaaatgataattcggccctccACAGTctggattgtggaccggccctctgctttaaaagtttggggacccctggtttaaaataAAGAATCCAGAGCAAAATAACCAGCAATGAGACACTTCCAGGGCTGTAACTGCACGGAGTCTCTTCGATCCCTGCTCTGAATTTGtacttaattaaaaataaaaaatatctacCTTCTTTTACTTATGTTCAGCCTTATAGATCATACATGTTCTTTTTACTTGCTGTTTGAGGTTCTGATCCTATATCGTTTTCAACTTCACTAAAACTTACCTCTAGAgcagattcccaaagtgggcgctacctccccctggtgggtgctgcagcaatccaggggagcggtgatggccacaggtacagtTTAATTGccatttccattaaaaaaaaaataattccagggcgctcatattttttctggaaagggggcggtaggccaaataagtttggggaccTATGCTCTAGAGCAGGAGAACTCAaattttttaagtggagggccggttcatggtccctcagacttttgaggggccgaattatcatttgaaaaaaaatacaaataaattcctgtgtacactgcacatgtcttatttgtagtgcaaaaaaaaagcagcaacaataaaagaacaacacaatattttaaaataaaaacaattttaaccaacataaacctatcagtatttcaatgggaagtgtgggcctgcttctggccaatgagatagtcacattaattaggactgttgtatgccttcaagtcatttcagactttgggcaagcctaagtctaaaactgagagtgggggccaggtaaatgaccttggagggccgcatccggcccctgggccttagtttggggacccctgctctagagccacaagaaaagaaagaattctAACAAGAATACAGATTTATTAAGTTCCCAAGTGTTTCAAATATTGTTCCCTGTATGTAGAATTCTGATTGGAAATGTATTAGCCACTAGTGCTGTTTCTTCAGAACTAGTTTTGTATGGAACAAAAACAGTTAATGCAGAATTCGTTTTTCATGAGGTATGATTAACACACCCCGACATTGTAATAGTTACTATTTATTCAGTATTCCTAATCTTGTAAACACATCCTTTAGTGTATGTAAAGAATGACAGAATACTAAATTAACTGCCAAGGTTCTGTGATGTTCTAGACCTGTGTAATATATGCTATTGTGTTCATTAGAGATATTAAACTAAGGTATGATTATGTAAGTAAGGTCAGATCCCAGTAATCACAGAACCCATACCTGTGATTTTACATATTCAACAGAATCTGTAATTTTACAAACTCCCTAAGAATTTGTTACGTTCACCATGCAATTCTATGGTTCCCTCCCCCAGAGTtcccatagaattgcattggatgaCTCAATGGTTTGCTGTAACTAGTCATATTTGTAGTTAAAGATAAGCATGGCCCCACTAGGAACCTTTTCCGAATGAATACGGGGATCCCACCACATTGCAAATGTAATGTAATGCTATGGGAGATGTAGTAagatatccaacattctggattatccaactgtctgccttttagtagtcaatattttcaatacaatgTGATGTTTGGTATTAAATATagaaattactacgtagcattactgtgtattgaactttttGTCAAGTGTtttgttaaacatgttttggtgcttaatttgtaaaatcgtaacctaatttgatgtataatagccttttccttaatccattattattcaacatatttgcttatccaacgttctactggcctgtttacgttggataagtgagactctactatacttaaaAAATAGCACATGGAATGTAGGGATTCATGAATTTGTCATAATTCATTACAAAACCTACCACCTTATTTTCCAGCATACATAGACCATTATCCCAGTAAAAGCTCTTATAACtgctttaatattttctttcacaTTTTCACACTTACCTGTTTTTTGATTTATGGCCTATCAATGGTGACATCATCAATTTGGGTTTTAAACTATATAGTTGCAATATGTACAATTGGGAAGTCAAATGTATTCTACTTACGAATACAGCAGTGTATTAACTATACCTGCTATATGACATCCTCGACTTTTGAAGCCACTGCATTTACTAGAAATATAGGAACTACTTGAGGACAGCCATCGCCTTTTCCTAAGCCATTAAAAAAAGCTTTTCTTTTGGCAATATACCATCGCTTTACTTGATTATTTAAGATGAACCTGGGAACAATAGATACTTTATCCCAAAGGCTTCCAAATTCTAGTAATAGCTGGAAAAATCACTATTAAAAACTACAGTAGAGAAGTAAGCTGGGTAGATGCGAGTAGACATCATGGGGAAGGCAGAAGAGGCAGAAATAAGGCCAGAGGgagaagtattttttaaattcagtGAATCTTGCAGCCTTCTAACCCAGTGCAAATTCATTAAGCGAATCTTATTCTgaataaaaatcaaataatattGCCAATGTTCTAGCCATCTCCTCTGAATGTAGTGGAAAGTAAAATAGACCAAACCAAGTTTCACAGTTCAGCATTTTTAATTGAGCAATTTATACTGGAAACTTATTTCTATGTCAGGTAATTTAATAAAGTATGCAGCAGATAGCAAAAacaattgtatattttattttttgtaaaaaaaattacacatGCAGACTAAAACCAGTGTAAGAAAGTATCCACCCattattttaaacaaataacTATACTTAAATAGAAATGTCTGCAGTATGTTTGTATAAAAATAAGGTACATTTGTACAGAAACAGATTCTCCAGTTTTCATATTGAGACAACAATTCTAAACACAAACAATTTAACCTGAtcattttttaaatcaatatgATACTGCTAAGGTATTTTATGTGCAAATttcaacacattttttaaaaaatgtcctacATATTGAAGGTGTTGGGCTTCAAATCAAATCCTAATTGACTTCAAGTTTCAAGCAGTTCCgtacattgtattattaatatcCAAGCCAAACGAAGAAGCAACGGTTTCCAGTCAGCGCCTGTGCCGGCTGTGTCCGGACCGACTTCCGCCATGGTGCTTGCCCTTATGGGACCGCTCAAAGGAACGCGATCTTTCCCGCCTTTCCCGGTGGTGCACTCGCTCGTGCCTATGCTTCTTAACCACATCTGAGTGGTCCCTCGACTTGCTCTGAGAACGGGAACGGGACTTTTTCCTTTTGTGACCATGTCTATTCATGCCTTTCAACTCTTCTCTGCTATGTTTGGGTTTCAGAAGCGGTGACCCATGATTATGATGCCTCCGAGGACTGCCACTGTGACTACGGGAACGACTTCTGGATCTCGAGCTGTAGGTTCCAGAGAGACTCCGCCTGTTGTTGTAACTTAAGAACACAACAGGCATTACAGTCTCAAAACTTGCTATGCAAAATAAAGTCATGCTAATTCAAATAACAATCGCAGGTCACTAATTGTATAATGAGCTCTCAAAAGAAAAAGTGCATTCAAATAGTTTTTTTATTACATTCTTCACTTTAGAATGGGAGCCTTTTAAAAAGTCTCAATGAAGCAACTGCATAATGCCCTGTGTTTATATGGGGCTATATAAACCCCTACACCAGGCATAGAGAAATTTCAGTCCAGGTGGttaggatttcaactcccacaattcttaacagccagaattggctgttaggaattatggccatgcctggtctaaagtcTGGAAGATCATCATTTTCTCCTCCTATAACGCAGCACAATTAAGGGCACACATCATGCAGCAGCTATGTGACATTGCACAACATCTACAAGTGTTAGTCCTGCATATTTATAGTATGGAGCAAAATAAACTATGTAGAAGCACATCTGAGCCTTGATGTGAAATGCCCTACTCCTGCAGGCTTACCTGGCACTGATACTACCTTCATTTCGGTGGCTAGTTAAAACTCAATTCTTGACTAAAAATGTAGGTTCATGGCTTGACTAGGCTATGCAGTTCTGATTTAGTACACATGGTTTTAAATATGTTCCTCCTAAGTAATATGGGAAGATGCAAGTTTCCTTctccaaatatttaaaaatactcaCTGCCTCCTTGGAGAATGGGACCTGGACCGTGATTTTGTTCTTGACTTTGATCGACTAGCGCTTCTGCTGCTTCTACTTCTTTTGCTCTCTTTTCTCATACTGGATGTAAACAAAGCACATGCAAAATATCAATTATACAGAATGCAATGGCTAACCACATTAAAGTAATAAAGAATTAATTTGGCCTGTTAAAAATGGTAAGTCACTTACCCATTGTAAGGGCTCTTAGAAACCACCTGTCTATCCTCTGGTTCCTTTTTAATAGTTTTTGCATTGATACACACTGGTGATTTCTCCTCTGTTTTCATTTCTCTTGGAGAGCCTAAGATTTCAAACAATTCAAAGTATGTTTGCTGACGTGAGAAAATGCCAACCTTTCATTTCAGATAACTTGCTCATACAAGTTGCCACAAAATGGCACCAAATATTCACTAGGTTCTGATGAACATTATATTTAATATCTTCTACATGGGTTTTTAACTTTTTCTCCTTAACACTTTAGGCAATTTTcgctttttaaaatacagtaaacaataCTAGCCTCTTGGGGGACATAAATGTATCTTTCCATATCAAAATAATGCAAATGGGACTCCCACTCTATAAATCTGAAATTATATGACTGAGCCCACTGAAGAGAATAAACTGAAGTAAGCCATAGTGAACTTTTTCAAATCATTCTATTACAAGCAAATTGTTCATATCTTCTGATGCAGGTGTTATCTGTTTCTGCCACTAGTATATCTGAATCAAGAAACCATAGGCAGCACAGCATGAATAAGATAAGCAACTTGACTTTATCAGACAAACAATACAATTACCATCCATGCTGCTGAAAAATATGCAACTAATAGTCTATGCAACCCGTTACATAATGCAGTTGCTAAGTATATACATCATTCACTCATTAAGTCCAGATACTAAACAACTTTGTtacttctgtttgtttcattataGGTATTCTGAAACATGCACTGCACTGTAATGATTGGAATCAAAACCACCAAGAATATTTTGGGTTAAACATGGCTATTGGGGGTCAATAGCCTTTGACACAATCTATTTCAAAAACGTTTGTTCATTAAAATGTTCATTTGAAGTCACTAGGTGAATAGAAGCATAGTGAAAATGGTGACAATACAAAAGACTTACAGGGCTTAGAAGCAGGTGAAAAGCCTCCCAATGTTGAAAGAGCTGGAGTTCCGTCTGGATTTAGGCCTTTTGCTTTTAATTTTGCTTCCTGTaatgccatttttcttttttctacttCTTTATCAAGTAATTCATAGTTTGGCTGAAATGAACCCAGAAATTACATCATTAGCTACCTGTATAATTTGTCTTGATTTAGCATAATATACTTTCTTAATACTGAACATGCTATAGAATGGATATATTACATGACCAGCCACAAAAAGGTGATGGCTTCTAGATACTCAAGACATACTTCAACATGATTAAGGAAAAAATGTGTGAACTaaagaagaaagtattttggccacatcatgagacaggaaagcttggaaaagatcacgatgctggggaaaatggaaggaaaaaggaagagaggccgaccatgggcaagatggatggacgatatccttgaagtgactggcttgaccttgaaggaactgggagcggtgacggatgacagggagctctggtgtggactggtccatgaattcacaaagagtcggagacgactaaatgactgagcagcagcaaagaaGAAAATGATCTAGAGGTCATATAGGTTTTCTTGGTCTGTAGCTGAGAATTGTCAGACGTCTATTCATACCAgtgaaaaataaaagtaataatacagAAGGAATCTGAGATACAATGTAGCACAAATATATGGGTCTGTATACATAGAGAACAGAATCTTAAGTTGGAAGgtaccacaagggtcatctagttcAAGCTCCTtctatgcaggaatgcacaaacTATGGGTCTGGTAATTCTGTCTTAACAGCAGAAAAAAGTAAGAGGAAAAAAGCTATCttttaaatatttccaaaaatCTGAGTCTAGAAAGTATATCAGAAAAAAGAGTAAGGAAAGGAATTGATCCATTCCAAAATCCCTAACCACTTCTTGATGACATGGGGGCAGTTTCATACTGAAATTAATTAATCTTCTTCACTGCCGaagagtttggggaagaaatctTAAATAAAGACTCCCTTTTGGCAGGCCATCTCTCAGATTTACAACTGACAGCCTATAGCAGAATGTTGCAAAGCATTGAAAGACATCTTCCCTCCCACCAAGAAGCCTGAACTATATGGTCCGTTGGAAGCTTGAACATTTTAGGACTTCCATCACACACAGTATACTCCGCATTTCTACACTTTATTTAGAGCTCGATTGGCAATCGAATTCATTTTGAATTCCCCGCTTAGAGATTAGCAAAACTGGCAAATTTCAGGTGTGATGGGAATCCCCCTTGTCAATTTGTAAATGTTACGATGACGTTGTGCTAGAGGTAGAAGCTGAGATGTCTAGTATTGATTCTTTTCTCCTGCCATTACCGTTTTGGGACCACAGAGGAAGGaatggttatttattttattctgtcaACCTTTTCCTCGCAAAGAGAAGAAATcctgtcaattttttcaataaaaagaaaacagggaacaggacagtgggaggagaaatatATCTCCCGTGTGATGGGAAGGCCAACAGATATTTTGTAAAGAAAGCGGAATGGCAAAAAACGTGTGATGGGGTAGGGaaatcatttgtttaatttccaaactGAGTGTTGCAAAGCTAAAGGGCAAAACTACGATCCCCAACACTTTAACTGCATCCTTAATCAAACAGGTACCCAACACTTTTGGACAATGACTACCATAACCTGACCAACCTATATTCTACGGcagttgttattttttaaaactagagTCCCAGTTTAATAATCCCTGTTTTAAGAGTTACACAAACAATTTAAGTTTATTGTATTTCAACATTTGAATATAATCCAAGTCACCTTCTTTCTAGTGTAAAGCTTAAGTGTTGTTAAACATATCTCCTGAATATCCTCTTCAGTAGTCCCAAAAAGTGAAAACCAATGGGGACGGTTAGGCAAAGGAAtctgtaaaagaaaagaaaaaatgaaatggtggTAAGTCCGAATACAAGCAgtaaggggtttttttaaaatagaaaaaattaCTAAAGATCCAAGTGGAAATATAAAAGAGACAAATACTCACTTGTAGAGCTCTAGCAGCAAGATAGATACAAGCACATGCTATTGTTTCTGGCTGAAATCGGACAAAAACATTCGTTCTGAGGCTGTCATTCATATAATTCCTGAAAAAATATCAAAAGAGAATGGAGAATTTGAATGTCTTTCAAGTTCGAAGTCTACTATGAAATCAAAATACACATTTGGAGACTCAATctactttattattttttcttcgtTCCAGAAATTTAG is a window from the Anolis carolinensis isolate JA03-04 chromosome 3, rAnoCar3.1.pri, whole genome shotgun sequence genome containing:
- the ccnl1 gene encoding cyclin-L1 isoform X1, producing the protein MASTGTHASPAAAALPLASAPPPPPQAAPPSLLPAGILIGDRLYSEVSLTIDHSLIPEERLSPTPSMQDGLDLQSETDLRILGCELIQAAGILLRLPQVAMATGQVLFHRFFYSKSFVKHSFEIVAMACINLASKIEEAPRRIRDVINVFHHLRQLRAKRTPSPLILDQNYINTKNQVIKAERRVLKELGFCVHVKHPHKIIVMYLQVLECERNQTLVQTAWNYMNDSLRTNVFVRFQPETIACACIYLAARALQIPLPNRPHWFSLFGTTEEDIQEICLTTLKLYTRKKPNYELLDKEVEKRKMALQEAKLKAKGLNPDGTPALSTLGGFSPASKPCSPREMKTEEKSPVCINAKTIKKEPEDRQVVSKSPYNGMRKESKRSRSSRSASRSKSRTKSRSRSHSPRRHYNNRRSLSGTYSSRSRSRSRSHSGSPRRHHNHGSPLLKPKHSREELKGMNRHGHKRKKSRSRSQSKSRDHSDVVKKHRHERVHHRERRERSRSFERSHKGKHHGGSRSGHSRHRR